TTCTCAACGCATGCCTCAATTGAATTCTGCTGATATTTGAATCCGTTGCTTTCTCGGCCACCAACGAGAACAAGAACTTCAATTTCCAACTTGGTCTGGATTCTTCTATTTAAATATACGCCCTTTGTTTTTAGTTTGCTCTTCTGTTTCACTCGCGGTAAGTTGATTCTAGTTGCCTGTTGAAGTTTTTTGCAATGCAATGGTGCAAGTAAGGAAGAGTAATAAGCATTAATGATGTGAGTCAATATGACTTGAAAGTAAAGGAAGTAACTGTTTTGTGTGTAATATATACACAGCTTTGAGTCTGTGGAAACAATCCATGGCTGATAGGAAGATTAGAAAGGCATTTTATTCACAGCTCTAGTTGCTACTATTTATCTACAGTGATCAGTTCTTCCAACAATCCAAATTACATCTTTTATCAAAGTTTAATGCTGTTCAGCAGCAATATTTCAGCTCTTATCGAAactttttccttcttaaaaAGGGTTCAGTATCATTAGACCTTTCTTACTGAGTACAATGGATTGTATAATTTTCCATTTAACATCAGAACCCCACCATGTAAACCATTAATTTATAGTATGACATTATCGTGCTTCATCTTTGGAAAGTAACAGATCTTGCtattctttttgtgtttgtctGCAGGACATTGTTGTTTGACTGTACGTAGCTTGTCCAAATTCTTGGCAATTAGAAACAACAATGCTTGCTGGAGTGAAGTTCATACCTCGAGACCAGATTGATAAAGTAGAGTCTatccttcttttgttttgttttcttatttgttctttctAAAGAGTAGATTAATAGTTTTTGCTATTGGTAACAGGATGAGAATTCCAGTACTCCTgcaaaacagaaacagaaacagaagaaGAGGTCAGGTAGTCATGATGATAAGCCTAGGAAGGGAAAGAGGAGTTCTCGATATAGTAGTTCAGATGGTGAAGATCTTAAGAGAATAAAGAAGGGGTCTAGAAAAAAGTGGTATTCGTCTGATGATTATTCATCATCGTCATATTCTTCAGGCAATGAAAGTGAGGGAAATTCTGATTGTGATAGAAGAAAGAGTCAGAGtaagagaaaaggaaagagaagtGGTGAGGATCTGTCCAAGGATGAGGTCAGCTGTAGGTCAAAGAAGAGATCGAGTAGTGGTAAAAAAGCATATATATCAGAAGatcattcttcttctccttctgaTGGGGAAGACAGTGATAGTTATTCTGATAGGAAAGAAAGGCGCAAGAAAGGTAGTAGAAAATacggaaagaaaaagagtaaaaaTAGGAGTCACGGAAGCCTTGAGGATGAAGAATTCTCTGGTAGGTCATCTATGCGATTTTTCTAAAaggtttttttaaatctaatGATATGATGTTGATCACATTCATGCTCCATTCCTTCATATAGATGGTGGTAGAGGAACTAGTCCTTCGAAAGAAGGAGAAATTGCAAGGAAGGAAATTGGCTTAGAGTGGATGCTTAGACCTGAAGGAAAAACAGATAGAACACCTACAGTGATTGTTGAGGAGCAACCAAAGGAAACTCTGGTTGAGGAGGTACGCTTTCACCTTGTAAATCATGCATCTAACCTTTATAGTTGTAGTAGTGTTACAAATGGGCTGCTAAGTTTCTATTATTTAGCCAACATAGTcctgtttgtttggttggtaGTGGTCAGCAATGAGATGGCAGAGGAAAAGGTTGAGTAACCCCATTAATTGGGTGCAGATCAGCCATGACTGTTGTCCTTAACAAAGTGGTCATGTGCCACTGACATGATCACTTTTGTTAAGAAATTTAAACAGAACTTATTATTTGGACTAACTAAACAGAAGATTGTTAGTTTAGGAGGTTAAGTGTCACATGTTATACAGTTCAAGGACTAAGGTGAGACATGGGTTAAAACTCAGAGATTAGTGAAATTTACCACCCACCCCACCCAACCCACCCCCCCCCGGGCGCCCCCCAAAAAGAACAAGTGACCTTATTCTTGTTTTAGAAGAGAGAAACTAAATCTTTAGCTGCTCATTTTGGTTGCTGTGAAAggttttgtttatgaaatTGTTTTTGTGGAGTTGTGTTATTCTGGATTCTAGTGATGCCAGCATATAATATGTTTCCCTTCTAGCTTGTGCTCCAATGGTGGCTTAAATTGCATCacttgggatttttttttgggtccaaTATTATGCTTCCCtgcctttcattttcttacaaTTATATGGTTGTTTACTAACTGCACTTTATCTTCCCTGTCTGTTAGATAAAGAAGGTCAATCCCAGGGAATTAAATCCGTATTTCAAGGATGATGGAAGTGGTTATCCAGAAGATACAGATGAACCGAAAGCTGGTGCGGACCAACTTTTGTCTTCCTCTGTTGTTGGGGATGGAGGTGCAAGTTGGAGACTTAAAGCACTGAAGCGTGCGAAAGAGCAAGCAACTCGAGAAGGACGAAGGCTCCAGGAGGTATGCTACCTTAGCTTTCTAGGTCTTAGCAAGCATCGCAAGTTCACTGCCTACCttgtttcgttttttttttttttgggggtctGAATCTTGTCTTTTTTAATGCATTGGAATTATACAGGTTGTTGGGGAGCGTTGGGGCTCTCTTGGTCAACTAACAGTCTCTGCGGCATCTAATAAAGCTGCCCAATCTCGTGCTCATCTGCATGCCATAAAAAGTAGAAAGAAAGGGCTGAGTGAGGATAACCAAGTAAGTTCCAACAATCAAAGTGACATGGATAGTAAAAAGGTATATGGGGGCtctctatttaaaaaaaaaaaaaaaaaagcttaacTGTGAAATTGAACTGAAATTTATCGGCAttgttttttagttaaaaaataatttttttcatttttctgacaTGTTAGTTGGATGTGGTTACTAGGACACTAGTCGGCACTACCTGAAGGATGTATCTCTCGGACATCCTAAAATGAGGGAGCCTAAAGTTCGAGATTCGTTATCCtggaaaaagcaaaagagTCGAGATGTTTCTACTAAGGACTCTGGTCTTATAGCGGAGGCAGTGTCTAGCTTAAATACGTTTTCCAACGATGGAAGCTTCATGTCTGAGGTTCTTGGTAAGTGGACTGATGATTTTAGTAGTTCTGTTTACGAAAATGTAGCAGACACTAGCAAACCTAGTGAAGTTAGTGCTGCATTTAAGGGTGAACTGAGTGCGAACCAGTTGGCAGCTAAGGCTTTTCAACTTCGTTTGAAAGGAAAGCATGAAGAAgctgaggaacttctggtaaGAAACATGGCAATtactctctctccctctcttgaTGGAGGGATATATCATGTGATTTGGCTTTATATCTTATAGCTAATATTTTAGTAGGTTGTATTAACCATACTCTGTCATGAGcaacaattaaaatttgattgaaGTCTATTTACACCCCAGTTTCTTGAGCAACTTAGGATAGAAGCCTTCCAACTTCTGATGCAGTGCAGTTATATAAAGCTAATATTTTAGGAGGTTGTATTAACCATACTCTGTCATGAGcaacaattaaaatttgattaaaGTCTGTTTGCACCCAGTTTCTGGAGCAACTTAGGATAGAAGCCTTCCAACTTCTGATGCAGTGGATTTGACCCTTCTGCAGTTGAGGCTATTTAGGTTCTTAGTTTTGCTTCCCTTTGTTCACTGGTTCCTTCTTCAACTTTTCAAAATCCTTACATCATTGATGTGCTTGGATTGCACCCCTGCTGCTTTTGTATGCATCAAATTAATTTGTAAAGAAAGAGATAGTTATATTTACCTGTTTTGGGATAATTCATACTTTTCTTACGATTATTTATGTTAACGCACTTCTCTAACAAACTCATAGGATGTGGACAATAATCATTTATGGGGTCatgatcttttattttcttcctttgttttttcagttattaactgacttttttttttttcgttaaTAGAAAGAAGTAGAAAACATAAAGGCAAAGCAGGCTGATGGAGATAATTCAATTAGACCACAAAATGAAAGGAGCACAAGCAGGTAATGTTcaataattttattcttgattctttttgccttttatttgtttattctaATGCTCTTGTGCCGTAAATAAGGTGCAGTTGTGTAAGAATTCATTAAGTTATAAAAAGGAACAGTGGAGCAAAGTAAGTATTTCTAACAGTGAACATGGAACAACTCTTTCGGTTCTTTTTGCAGTCCCTGAAAAGGAGTCTTCATTTCTTGTTCTATTCCAGTGTGCTTTATCATTTCTGTAAACAAACTACAATTTTAAGGATCATTAAAAGGAACTGGTGCAATGTAGCATTTGTGACATAAAACATCATAAAACATGGGCCAACTCTTAGAGGTTTGCTTTGCAGTTCCTGGAAAGGAttgttcttgtttgttttttcctgTGCACTTTACCATTTCAgtgatttgtttatttttcacataTACTAGTAATTGTAATTATTGGTTGGAATTTTTGTTCTGATCACTAATCAGATAGCCTTTTATCTAGATATGTTAAGCAGGATGTGTCCCTTCGgcagaagaaaaaggaggaTGATGCTGATATGCATCTAGCTCAAAGGATAATGCAGAACAAAAAATACAGTATATCTGGCCAGGCAGATGATGAATATGactatgatgatgatggtccAAGCAGAAAGTCTAGGAAGAAACGGGGCAGTGATGATCATAAGGTCACCCAGAAGAACAGTTTTGCAAATCGTTTCTCCACTCAGCAAGAGCGTTGCCTCTTTTGCTTTGAGAATCCAAGCAGGCCGGCACATCTTGTTGTGGCAATtgcaaatttctcatatttgaTGTTGCCAAAGCAGCAGCCTGTTGCACCTGGTCATTGTTGCATTTTACCGATGCAGGTGAGCTTAATTAGTACTGGATTATAACTTTGAACTGgctgtttataaaattgtgaGCGGGTGTCATTTCTCAAAAGTAGAGACCCTAGGgatgtttatattttaactttgTACTGGATTTGTCTATATTCTTTGGAAAGGATGGTGAACCTTTTTCAGATTTATGTGAAACATCTAAGTTGATTTGATTACTAGGGGATGCAATCTTAGTTCACTCTTtctctaatattttaaatgCTTTGTTATTATGTATTTGATTCCGATCTATATAATTCTCCACAGCATGTGCCATCCACAAGAGCTGTTGATGACGAAGTGTGGCAAGAAATTCGAAATTTCAAGAAATGCCTGATTATGATGTTTGCAAAGCAAGAGAAGGAAGTAGTGTTTCTTGAAACTGTGATAGGGTTGGCTCAACAACGCCGTCACTGTATAGTTGAGTGCATTCCTTTGCCCCATGAAATTGCGAAGGAAGCTCCTCTGTATTTTAAAAAGGTAAGGATatgttcttatttttctttaaaatgcATTGATTTCTGCTGCTCGTTTTGAAATGCTTTTACTTATTTTTCTGGAAAACTTGTATGATTTATTCGCTTATTTTCTTGAATATTAAGAATCAAGTGACATTATTCTCTATCAAAAAATCTGTCATGGTAAATTTAGATACATAGACGTGTGCATGTCCAGCTTATAGATTTTGTCATACATGATACACACAGACTAAAATGTTATATACATTTTAGTCTATGTTGTTGAATTCACATTCTGACTTGAATTTTTCTGCacctttgaaaaaaaataatctcaGGCAATTGATGAAGCTGAAGATGAGTGGAGCCAACACAATGCAAAAAAACTTATCGACACAAGCGTGAAGGGATTACGGGGCTCAATTCCGGAGCACTTTCCTTATTTCCATGTCGAGTTTGGTTTAAATAAGGGGTTTGTCCATGTGATTGATGATGAAACACAGTTCAATAGCAATCTTGGGCTGAATGTTATCAGAGGCATGCTACAATTGCCTGAGGAAGACATGTACCGGCGCCGAAGATACGAGACAGTGGAGGCACAAAAGCAAGCAGTTAAGAGCTTTGATCAAGATTGGGCGTCTTTTGACTGGACAAAACAACTTCACGAATCCtaaaaccattttttttttttttttgcgttATTGTAGATATAGAGAGTATGGGATGACAAGGTTACTTGGAGTTTTTCACCTGAACACTTGTAAAGTACTTGTAGCCATTTGGGCCATAGGTATACTTCTGCCTTATTGTAATTCATcctcataaaatattttagagAAATTTTATTGGATCCAAATTGGCTCggaattgttttgtttttgcattttttccaattaattTGCTATATTTGGTAAATGGGTAAAATTATAAAGGTAAAACTAGAAAGTCATTTTTGGTTCATGTAGTTTACCAATTTGGTTCTTGTAGTTTCACTTACGTAAATTTTGTCTCTATTTTAAATCCCTCGTAATTCAAGGACACGTTACAAATTCTATTAAATTCCCTTCTAATTTTGTCCACAATACCTCTTCATGTCAGCGATGCATGCTTTTCGCAGAAGTGAATGGAAATTTGGACGGAAATTTGGACTTGCTAGATATCTATAAGAGTTTGATTGTTAGAATTAAAATCACAtgaacaaaagtgaaaattcGACAAACTATAAGGACCAAAACTGATGTTTGCCAATTGTAAAAATAACCATTGAGCACCCGAAGGTccaaaaggttttttttttttggtcgaaaagGCCCAATAGCTTTTTAAACCATATAAAGGTATTTGACTTTGActagggtttttcttttcactgtTGATTTCCGTGGAGAGTACGCAggcacacagagagagaaagagagagagagacacgTGGTGCATCATTGTGCCTATAAATATCAACATAACATCATCATTCATCACCCGTGCCTTAGCCCTAGCCAAAGATAGACAGAGCCGTACACTCATCTTCAGCTCACAGCGGCGGTACCTTCATCTTTTGCCTTCAAATGGAATAGGGTATTTGAAGgctcaaaatcaatcaatcaatcaaagggttcattccatttttttatacaatgAAATCACGGCCGAGAAAAgaacagaagattctttctgactctatctctctctctctctcctctctgcCGTGTTTCTTTGTATAAAGAGATGTACTGGACCCGTTCAATCTCTTTCGTTTAACATGTACATGGAAGACAGTGCGTTTCTTCTATGAGCAACGAAGTAGATCTAATTCCTTTTGATTTGACAGATTGTATCTGATCTCACTGACGTTATTAATTAACTATGTTTTTGTTCCTTACCCAATATAGTTgtgttcttgttgtttttgttgatgtTAGATATTTTGCAGTTACCAAGATGGATGCACATATTAGGTATGCTGTTTTTGTTGCTGCAATGGCAGTGCAGAAGCaagcaaggaaaaaaaaaaaggggttttATGCTTTTTGATCTGTTGGTCATGAACCTAATGTTTGATTGTTAATATTTGTTGCCTCAAGTTTAACTGGATTTCTGGAATTGGTGGTAGAGCTTCGGTTTTATGAAACATCCTTTCAATCAGTAAGAATGAAAAGTTCTCAGATTTTCTaagttcttttttgtttttttggacGAAGATTTTCCAAGCTCTTTGATTGTTATAAAGTAACATTCTTTCTATAAGTTTTGAACTTCAATTATATCAGGAAATGTTATGGGATTTGAAAACAAATCCAACACTCATTTATAGAGAGACAATAACCGTGTTCGAATTATTGGGGTGCTAAGTTGggcaaaaataagaaaaaaccgagtatagccgggcggctctactttattaaaaaaattaaaaaccgggtatagccgcgtggctatactatttatataaagAAGGACTCGCCTTGAGATTAGGCATCGGTATCCACGTGTCAGAATAAGTATAGCCGAAcaggtatagccgcgcggctatatcCTTGCAGTAGTATAGAAATACGTATAGCCGACcggttattttcttttctttttctaatataagcgatagtctaaactacatgAGATGGtggatttctcacacacactactatAATGTCATAAAGGTTCGAACTTGCTACCATTAATCTGCAAGactaccctaaaccctaattatAGGATGCCTCTCCATGACCATGCCCATAATACTTCTCGACCTCTCTCTCATGTTGAGTGCCAATTATTTAGAGACGTAAAAATagaactttaaaaataaaaacttatataataggattaaaaattgttaaaagaCTTCCTTCCCAAGAAAATGCTGACATGGCAAATAACTGTATTATCTTAACCAACCTAACTAATTCCAATTACAAAGAAACCCTCACAAACGATCAAAGATTCTTCCAAGTATCAAAGATAACTGTATTATCTTAACCAACCTAACTAATTACATGCAATAACTTCGCTTTCAGCCCCCAACTCTTGAATGTTAAAAGGCTAAAAGCCACACTCACCGCTTCATCAACCTTCCACAAGATTTCTGCTTAAAcccctatttttctttttctcttcaaaaccCATCAATCTCCTCCAACAAAACCCACTTCCCAGAATTCAGAAAAACCCAATTCAGTTCATCAAGATCTCTGCTTTTTTTGCTTCTCCAATGTCGACTTCTTCTTCTCACCAAGAAAACCCTGAACCCAAGAAAGTCCAATTCCCATTGGACTCAACTGCGTACCAAATCCTCGATGAAATTGGCTTCGGCGTCAGCGCTGTTGTTTACAAAGCCATCTGTTTGCCGATGAACAACACAATCGTGGCAATCAAGTCCATCGATCTCGATCAATCCCGGGCCGATTTCGACAACATTCTAAGTGAAACCAAGACgctctctcttctttcacACCCCAATATCCTCAGTGCCTATTGTTCTTTCACTGTGGACCGTCATCTTTGGGTCGTCATGCCGTTCATGTCCGCCGGGTCTCTCCAATCCATAATCTCCTCTGCTTTCCCCGACGGCCTACCTGAGCCCTGCATTGCCGTCCTCCTCAAGGAGACACTGAACGCCATGTGGTATCTTCATGACCAAGGGCACCTTCACAGAGACATCAAGGCGGGTAATATCTTGATTGCCTTCAATGGGTCGGTTAAAGTTGCAGACTTTGGGGTTTCTGCATCTGTTTCTGAGGCCAATTTGAGTGGAGAGTCTTCGATTCGGTTAAACGATGTTGCTGGGACGCCGTATTGGATAGCGCCGGAGGTGTTACACTCGCACAACGGCTACGGATGCAAGGCGGATGTATGGTCTTTTGGTATCACAGCTCTGGAATTGGCTCATGGGGGGCCTCCTCTGTCTAACTTGCCTCCTTCAAAGTCTCTGCTTTTGAAGATCATGAAGAGGTTCCACTTTTCGGATTATGAAAATCATCAGGACAAGAATTACAAGAGCAAGAAGTTCTCTAAGGCCTTTAAGGACTTGGTGGGTTGTTGTCTTGATCAAGACCCGAACAAGAGGCCCACTGCGGAGAGGTTGCTGAGGCACTCGTTTTTCAAGAATTACAAGGGCTTGGATTTTCTGGTGAAGAATGTGCTTCTGGGTTTGCCCAGCGTTGAGGAAAGGTTCAAGAAAACCCAGGGTTTGGGTGGGCTGATGAAGGAGAAGGGTATTAATGCTGAGCATGGTGAggatgaagaggaagatgatgaaggTAGCTCAGCGAGGCAGAGGGCTAAGCACAGAAGGATTAGTGGGTGGAATTTCAATGAGGATGAGTTTGTTCTCGACCCTGTGTTCCCAGTTGAGCCTGAAGGCGATTCTGGGGTGAAAATGGTTCGGTTTGGTGGAGAAACCATCATCCAGGACAGGGCAGGTGAGTGGAGTGAGTCGAATCCGAGTTCACCGGGTCGGGTTGGGGAGGAGGCCAAGAGTGAGAATGTGGGTGTGATAGGAGCTGAGAGGGAAGCAATGTCGGTGGGTGAGCATAGTGAGAATGTGGGCGAGACAGGGGGATTgttgggtggtggtggtgttgatGTGGAAGCCCTGGTGGGTGCCCTGAGTGGAAATGTGGGCGGTGGTTTGTATGGGGAAATAATGTTGGGTAAGCTGGCGGATTTCATAGGGAGCTTGGATCAGCAGAGGCAGCAAATTCTGACATTGTTTGGCATGGTGAGAGGGGTGGATGCTAGGCAGGTGATCAGAGAGGAGGAGATGGGGCAAGTGATTGAGAGGCTGAGGGTGGAGTTGGAGAACGAGAGGGAGAGGAATTTCCAGTTGGAGATGGAATTGGAGTCTCTAAGGATTCAGGTTTCTGGTGCACATAGCAGCACTGGGGCTGGTATTGATTGAGAAATGTTAGTTGAATTTTGAGGCAGGACATGCATGCatatttgcaaattgcaatagAGTTTTGCTTTTTGATTAATGGTGAATTCTTGGCatgcttttgctttttcatACAGAAGAGTACAGATTCCTTTGTTGTACTTTTGATGGACGACACCATTTCATCTATTGAGGTCATTCATGCAAATTGCCGACATCTTGTATCGGTCTCATTGTTTTCACTATTTGTCAGAGTCCGTTTGTTTTCTTATAAAGGGATATTAGGGAGTGCGAATGCTAAGAAGTTACATTAGAAGTCTGTTTAGGGAGGAGGAAGAATCATTAGTAAGCAAATTGTAAAAGAGACAGAACCTGCAGTCTTGAAGATCCTGTTTTATTTCGACAGAACAATATGGCTTTGTAGCAGCCATTGGCACAAAGACCCTGTTTTATCTTCGGAGGGCCAAAATATTCATGACATCCAATGAAAGTCAAAGCCATTGGCTTtgtactatttcttttaagaaattaggaaaaacagagtatagccgcacttttattctatttaataataaataaaaaatgactCTTTTAGGTGCattatttatactttatagatattaatttggtaTCGCCGCATGACTATACGAATAAAATCCGTACGGCAAAATTTTTGCAAATTACAAGTTAAAAGGTCAaccactatataatatttgtattcaataatatatgtataatatgttaattttgtgtgtattattgaaaattttgttagaaaatacatgtattaaatacaaaaaatgcATACGTACATGTTCATTATGAATATTATATGtctactttttaaaaaaattgggggaaaaaagagtatagccgtacggctgtactatttctttttaaaatagggtatagccggtcggctatactatttctttgaaaaaaaagagaagaaaaacccagtatagccgatcggctatactatttctttaaaaataattacgtATATATTCAATACCAGTATTGTACGTTtactttttgaaaattaaggaaaaacacaatatatccgcacggctatactatttcatttaaaaaattaaaaaataaatgaccctcctagttgcattatttatatttttatagatattaattcgCGCGGCTATATGAGGAAATGTAttttattcaacaaaattttgcaaattacaacttaaaagttcggcaaaattttgtgtgtattattgaaaattttgtcaaTAATACATAtcttaaatatgaaaaatacatacgtacATGTTCAATACGAGTATTTTACGTTTACTTTTGTAGAAAAACATAGTATAGCGGGGCGGCGATACtatttcttaaataaatatttaaaaaaaaaggaaaaaaacctAGTATaaccggctatactatttcttttaaaggctataatatttcttttaaaaaaatttgaaaaaacctagaaaaagaaactcaCTCAAATGTCTACATATTTATACATTAACAAACCAATATCCCATTGTAATCATTTTAAGTGGTTATATGTATTTGTACTTGGTCTTGTGACCTTTGTGTTGGCCAGTCTTTATTTAGTTAGGAGTTTTGTTCCTTACTatgttaggattttggttacttacctaTTTACTTAGCCTTATTGTATTTgggatttattttctattgtaTATAGTATTAACACATGTTTATACTTCTTTATAAATACCTGAATATATTTGAGAATTCCCTTACACTTTGTTTGATATGGTATCAAAGCAGTGACACCAAATAttgagagacagagagagccATGGCAGCTCGAAAGCGAGCTTCAACAGACTCGTCCgcacaaaccaaaccaaacgaGAACACCAAACGACCCAAACCCAAAGAACCTCCATTAACAGACCCGCCAATTGCACCCCCAAAGTCAGGTGTAATTTTCAAGCTCATGCTCTTCTTCTCAATCCCATACTTTTACCTCATCTTCTATCACTGCAAGATAGAACGTGAACTTCGAAAATCGATTCTCATCAATGCGGCTCTCGGCCTTGCCGGGTTCTTCGTCACCGTTAAGATGATCCCCGTGGCTTCCAGATACGTTCTCAGGCGCAACCTCTTTGGTTATGACATTAACAAAAAGGGTACACCGCAGGGCACTGTCAAAGTGCCTGAGTCATTGGGTATTGTTGTTGGAATTGTTTTCTTGGTCTTGGGAATCCTATTCCAGTATTTCAACTTCACTGCAGATTCAAATTGGCTAGTCGAGTACAATGCAGCATTAGCATCCATATGCTTTACGGTATTGCTTGGATTTGTAGATGATGTTCTTGATGTACCTTGGAGGGTGAAATTACTACTGCCATCCATTGCAGCTCTACCTCTGCTGCTGGCCTATGCTGGACATACAACTATCATCATACCGAAGCCACTTATTCCACATGTTGGGCTAGAGGTTTTGGATCTAGGATGGATGTACAAACTTTACATGGGCCTTTTGGCGGTTTTCTGTACAAACTCCATCAACATTCATGCTGGCTTGAATGGTCTTGAAGTTGGGCAGACAGTCATCATTGCATCTGCTATTTTAATACACAATATCATGCAAATTGGAGCATCTGCAGATTCTGAGTACAAGATGGCACATGCATTCTCTCTTTATCTTGTCCAACCCTTATTAGCCACCTCGTTGGCGTTGTTCTCTTACAACTGGTATCCTTCTTCAGCTTTTGTTGGAGATACATACACATACTTTGCTGGGATGACGATGGCAGTAGCT
The window above is part of the Prunus dulcis chromosome 1, ALMONDv2, whole genome shotgun sequence genome. Proteins encoded here:
- the LOC117613938 gene encoding CWF19-like protein 2 isoform X1, which encodes MLAGVKFIPRDQIDKDENSSTPAKQKQKQKKRSGSHDDKPRKGKRSSRYSSSDGEDLKRIKKGSRKKWYSSDDYSSSSYSSGNESEGNSDCDRRKSQSKRKGKRSGEDLSKDEVSCRSKKRSSSGKKAYISEDHSSSPSDGEDSDSYSDRKERRKKGSRKYGKKKSKNRSHGSLEDEEFSDGGRGTSPSKEGEIARKEIGLEWMLRPEGKTDRTPTVIVEEQPKETLVEEIKKVNPRELNPYFKDDGSGYPEDTDEPKAGADQLLSSSVVGDGGASWRLKALKRAKEQATREGRRLQEVVGERWGSLGQLTVSAASNKAAQSRAHLHAIKSRKKGLSEDNQVSSNNQSDMDSKKDTSRHYLKDVSLGHPKMREPKVRDSLSWKKQKSRDVSTKDSGLIAEAVSSLNTFSNDGSFMSEVLGKWTDDFSSSVYENVADTSKPSEVSAAFKGELSANQLAAKAFQLRLKGKHEEAEELLKEVENIKAKQADGDNSIRPQNERSTSRYVKQDVSLRQKKKEDDADMHLAQRIMQNKKYSISGQADDEYDYDDDGPSRKSRKKRGSDDHKVTQKNSFANRFSTQQERCLFCFENPSRPAHLVVAIANFSYLMLPKQQPVAPGHCCILPMQHVPSTRAVDDEVWQEIRNFKKCLIMMFAKQEKEVVFLETVIGLAQQRRHCIVECIPLPHEIAKEAPLYFKKAIDEAEDEWSQHNAKKLIDTSVKGLRGSIPEHFPYFHVEFGLNKGFVHVIDDETQFNSNLGLNVIRGMLQLPEEDMYRRRRYETVEAQKQAVKSFDQDWASFDWTKQLHES
- the LOC117613938 gene encoding CWF19-like protein 2 isoform X2, translating into MLAGVKFIPRDQIDKDENSSTPAKQKQKQKKRSGSHDDKPRKGKRSSRYSSSDGEDLKRIKKGSRKKWYSSDDYSSSSYSSGNESEGNSDCDRRKSQSKRKGKRSGEDLSKDEVSCRSKKRSSSGKKAYISEDHSSSPSDGEDSDSYSDRKERRKKGSRKYGKKKSKNRSHGSLEDEEFSDGGRGTSPSKEGEIARKEIGLEWMLRPEGKTDRTPTVIVEEQPKETLVEEIKKVNPRELNPYFKDDGSGYPEDTDEPKAGADQLLSSSVVGDGGASWRLKALKRAKEQATREGRRLQEVVGERWGSLGQLTVSAASNKAAQSRAHLHAIKSRKKGLSEDNQDTSRHYLKDVSLGHPKMREPKVRDSLSWKKQKSRDVSTKDSGLIAEAVSSLNTFSNDGSFMSEVLGKWTDDFSSSVYENVADTSKPSEVSAAFKGELSANQLAAKAFQLRLKGKHEEAEELLKEVENIKAKQADGDNSIRPQNERSTSRYVKQDVSLRQKKKEDDADMHLAQRIMQNKKYSISGQADDEYDYDDDGPSRKSRKKRGSDDHKVTQKNSFANRFSTQQERCLFCFENPSRPAHLVVAIANFSYLMLPKQQPVAPGHCCILPMQHVPSTRAVDDEVWQEIRNFKKCLIMMFAKQEKEVVFLETVIGLAQQRRHCIVECIPLPHEIAKEAPLYFKKAIDEAEDEWSQHNAKKLIDTSVKGLRGSIPEHFPYFHVEFGLNKGFVHVIDDETQFNSNLGLNVIRGMLQLPEEDMYRRRRYETVEAQKQAVKSFDQDWASFDWTKQLHES
- the LOC117615172 gene encoding serine/threonine-protein kinase BLUS1-like, whose product is MSTSSSHQENPEPKKVQFPLDSTAYQILDEIGFGVSAVVYKAICLPMNNTIVAIKSIDLDQSRADFDNILSETKTLSLLSHPNILSAYCSFTVDRHLWVVMPFMSAGSLQSIISSAFPDGLPEPCIAVLLKETLNAMWYLHDQGHLHRDIKAGNILIAFNGSVKVADFGVSASVSEANLSGESSIRLNDVAGTPYWIAPEVLHSHNGYGCKADVWSFGITALELAHGGPPLSNLPPSKSLLLKIMKRFHFSDYENHQDKNYKSKKFSKAFKDLVGCCLDQDPNKRPTAERLLRHSFFKNYKGLDFLVKNVLLGLPSVEERFKKTQGLGGLMKEKGINAEHGEDEEEDDEGSSARQRAKHRRISGWNFNEDEFVLDPVFPVEPEGDSGVKMVRFGGETIIQDRAGEWSESNPSSPGRVGEEAKSENVGVIGAEREAMSVGEHSENVGETGGLLGGGGVDVEALVGALSGNVGGGLYGEIMLGKLADFIGSLDQQRQQILTLFGMVRGVDARQVIREEEMGQVIERLRVELENERERNFQLEMELESLRIQVSGAHSSTGAGID
- the LOC117616567 gene encoding UDP-N-acetylglucosamine--dolichyl-phosphate N-acetylglucosaminephosphotransferase-like translates to MAARKRASTDSSAQTKPNENTKRPKPKEPPLTDPPIAPPKSGVIFKLMLFFSIPYFYLIFYHCKIERELRKSILINAALGLAGFFVTVKMIPVASRYVLRRNLFGYDINKKGTPQGTVKVPESLGIVVGIVFLVLGILFQYFNFTADSNWLVEYNAALASICFTVLLGFVDDVLDVPWRVKLLLPSIAALPLLLAYAGHTTIIIPKPLIPHVGLEVLDLGWMYKLYMGLLAVFCTNSINIHAGLNGLEVGQTVIIASAILIHNIMQIGASADSEYKMAHAFSLYLVQPLLATSLALFSYNWYPSSAFVGDTYTYFAGMTMAVAGILGHFSETLLIFFVPQVLNFLLSLPQLAGIVPCPRHRLPRFDPGTGLLTGTNDGTLVNFFLRRFGRMMEKSICICLLVFQAIACCFCFVLRFFLAGWYK